In one Coregonus clupeaformis isolate EN_2021a unplaced genomic scaffold, ASM2061545v1 scaf3181, whole genome shotgun sequence genomic region, the following are encoded:
- the LOC121563119 gene encoding ralA-binding protein 1-like codes for MKSKVDELKAAYDREECPCLEQYDPHTVASLLKQFLRELPENLLGRDLAQGFEDACSRSAEAEKVTEFQRLLVEVPPGSRLLLSWLVTHLDHVITRETDTKMNI; via the exons aTGAAATCTAAGGTGGATGAGCTAAAGGCAGCGTATGACCGTGAGGAGTGTCCGTGCTTGGAGCAGTATGACCCTCACACCGTAGCCAGCCTGTTGAAACAGTTCCTCCGAGAGCTGCCTGAGAACCTGCTGGGACGAGACCTGGCTCAAGGCTTTGAGGACGCCTGCAGTCGATCAGCCGAGGCTGAGAAG GTGACAGAGTTCCAGCGTCTCTTAGTGGAGGTGCCCCCTGGCAGCCGTCTGCTCCTGTCCTGGCTGGTCACTCACTTGGACCATGTTATCACAAGAGAGACCGACACCAAGATGAATATCTAG
- the LOC123481168 gene encoding ralA-binding protein 1-A-like, which yields MPALPETQDSIKEEIRRQEFLLNCLHRDLQAGVKDLSKEERLWEVQRILTALKRQLREAKKQECETKIAQEIASLSKEEMTENEEEVVNIILAQENEILTEQEELISLEEVLRRQISTEKGGDREAEGRDR from the exons ATGCCGGCCCTGCCTGAGACGCAGGACAGCATCAAGGAGGAGATACGACGACAG GAGTTCCTGTTGAACTGCCTCCACAGGGACCTCCAGGCTGGGGTTAAAGATCTGTCTAAAGAGGAGAGGCTCTGGGAGGTTCAACGCATCCTCACGGCTCTCAAACGCCAACTACGGGAGGCCAAGAAACAG gagtgtGAGACTAAGATAGCCCAGGAGATAGCCAGCCTCTCTAAAGAAGAGATGACTGAGAACGAAGAAGAGGTGGTTAATATCATACTGGCACag gagaatgagatccTGACAGAGCAGGAGGAGCTGATATCTCTGGAGGAGGTGTTGAGGAGGCAGATATCTACAGAGAAGGGGGGAGATCGAGAGGCTGAGGGCCGAGATCGCTGA
- the LOC123489680 gene encoding GTP-binding protein Rheb-like — LLEYGRHLIQHVFLYRVPIILVGNKNDLHMERVISCEEGKALADSWNAAFMESSAKENQTAVEVFKRMILEAEKLEGGVQPGKTSCSVM, encoded by the exons TTGTTGGAATATGGGAGACATTTAATACAACATGTGTTTCTCTACAGAGTACCTATTATATTAGTGGGGAATAAGAATGACCTGCACATGGAACg GGTGATCAGCTGTGAGGAAGGGAAGGCACTAGCAGACTCCTGGAACGCTGCCTTCATGGAATCCTCAGCTAAAGAGAACCAG ACGGCAGTGGAGGTGTTCAAGAGGATGATCCTCGAGGCGGAGAAGCTGGAAGGCGGCGTCCAACCAGGGAAGACTTCCTGCTCTGTCATGTAG